The following coding sequences are from one Haliotis asinina isolate JCU_RB_2024 chromosome 3, JCU_Hal_asi_v2, whole genome shotgun sequence window:
- the LOC137277598 gene encoding neuronal acetylcholine receptor subunit alpha-10-like, translating into MIVDNLCVWLSVLSSFLVYGVSGCGGKGNVMEIKLVEVQRTEEEMANIPDEQRLMNHIMKGYEKSVRPVRNATTPVVIRMGLTLTQIFDMDEKNQVLVTNVWLDQEWVDEFLTWNPAMFNNITMLRIPCHKIWLPDIVLYNNAAEYTDGLMPANAMASSDGNVFWPVPTKLQSSCKVDVTYFPFDIQRCRLKFGSWTYDGYQVDITNRTTEVDLSNYVVNGEWELIRIKIVRNVVFYACCDEPFPDVTFYVTIRRRTLYYMYNVVFPCVMMSALTLLVFCLPPDSGEKIALGITVLLAFSVFMLAVAENLPETSEFVPLISIYLTIVMSLTSVSVIMTVFVLNLHHRGPDKRAIPGWLRKIFLGSYRHPSIFLSNNDRCFLNHCSSNEGNFMRNLSLKLTLENIAQELKDELSLDNGVGEPLPNDTHSQNTSQDRRDRAYPTLSGVSGEHSHGHSKQSNSRGKFTKSYEDILFSLTRILDKHEKEEKDYEVMQDWRRLAQTVDRILFCIFLGGTVISTLAILVIAPATQPV; encoded by the exons TTTCAGGATGTGGGGGAAAGGGCAACGTCATGGAGATCAAGCTGGTCGAAGTGCAAAGGACAGAAGAGGAAATGGCCAACATCCCCGATGAACAGAGGCTGATGAACCACATCATGAAGGGCTATGAGAAGTCAGTGAGGCCGGTCCGGAACGCTACAACCCCAGTCGTTATCAGAATGGGATTAACGCTAACACAAATATTTGACATG GATGAGAAGAATCAGGTCCTCGTTACAAATGTGTGGTTAGATCAg GAATGGGTGGACGAATTCCTCACCTGGAATCCTGCGATGTTCAACAACATCACTATGCTGAGGATACCATGCCACAAAATATGGCTGCCAGATATAGTACTTTACAACAA CGCTGCAGAATATACTGACGGACTTATGCCCGCTAACGCTATGGCATCGTCGGATGGTAACGTGTTTTGGCCTGTCCCAACCAAACTCCAGAGTTCCTGCAAGGTCGATGTCACCTACTTTCCTTTCGACATACAGCGATGTCGTCTAAAGTTCGGCTCTTGGACATATGACGGTTATCAGGTGGACATCACAAACCGGACAACAGAGGTGGACTTAAGCAACTACGTCGTCAACGGTGAATGGGAACTTATACGCATAAAGATTGTCCGCAACGTTGTGTTTTACGCTTGCTGCGACGAACCTTTCCCCGACGTCACATTCTACGTCACAATTCGACGCCGCACGCTGTACTACATGTACAACGTGGTGTTCCCGTGTGTGATGATGTCGGCGTTGACACTGCTCGTGTTTTGCCTGCCACCTGACTCGGGAGAGAAAATAGCACTAGGAATTACTGTGCTCTTGGCGTTCTCAGTCTTCATGTTAGCCGTCGCAGAAAATCTGCCCGAAACATCCGAATTTGTTCCTCTGATAA GCATCTACCTGACGATAGTGATGTCGCTAACATCTGTTTCCGTCATCATgacagtgtttgttttgaacCTCCATCACCGAGGTCCAGACAAAAGGGCAATTCCAGGCTGGCTGCGTAAGATCTTTCTTGGGAGCTATCGTCATCCCAGTATATTCCTttccaacaacgataggtgctttCTTAACCATTGCTCGTCCAATGAGGGCAACTTTATGAGAAACTTGTCTCTGAAACTAACCTTGGAAAACATTGCCCAAGAGCTGAAAGATGAACTCAGTTTAGACAATGGTGTGGGTGAGCCGCTGCCTAATGACACTCATAGTCAGAATACCTCCCAGGATAGAAGGGACAGGGCTTACCCTACGTTGTCGGGTGTATCGGGTGAACATAGTCATGGACATTCCAAGCAGTCTAACTCCAGGGGAAAGTTTACCAAGTCTTACGAggacattttgttttctttgactCGTATTCTGGACAAACATGAGAAGGAAGAAAAAGATTATGAGGTGATGCAGGACTGGCGTCGTTTGGCCCAGACTGTGGACAGAATTCTGTTCTGTATATTCCTTGGTGGGACTGTAATTTCAACCTTAGCTATCCTTGTTATTGCACCGGCTACACAACCTGTGTAA